CAATCTCCGGAAGTCGGTCTATCGTTGCTGAAGATTACCCGCGGAGAATTTGCGCAAGAGTATCGCTATCTGGGCGAGCAATATAGCTTCAGCCTGACCATCGCCAATTTCGGTACCCAGCCGGCTACCGTGAATGCGATTCGGCTCTACGGCAACGGCTCGCGGCTCCAGCCAGTTGCGATTTCGCCGCCGCTGAACCACGAGATCGCGCCCTTGACCAACGAAGTCTTCACGCTCACCGGTGCCGTTCCGAACCTGCCGAATCAGGTCTTGTCGGTGGATGCCGTGTTTGCGGCGCAGTTGGGAACCGGGATCGTGAAGGACTCGGCTACGGCGCTTGACCAACTGACAATCCTGCCGGCCGAGGGCGTTTCCGTCGTTGCCGGTACGCTGACGCCGATCCAGGTGACTGCCGGACGAAGCTATGCCTTCGCGATTACCGTGCGCAACGAAAGTGACGATGACCTCCGCCTCGCGACGACAACAACGATGTCGATCCCATTTGCCGGCGGCGCCGACCTGAATCTCCAATTGCCGGCTGCAATTGTTGTCGGCGGAAACGGTGGCTCGACTCAGCTCACTTTCCCAATGGCGGATTTGCCCGAGATCGACTCGCAGACCGTCGGTACGATTGGTCTCCAGATGGTCGGATCACTCGGTACGGTTGCTTTCGACCAGACTTTTCCGGTCGTCGACGAGATCATGATTCAGACACCACCGCAAATCGCCTATCGCAGCGGGACTTTGGCGCCCGAGGTGCTCTATCGCGGGACCGATGTTGCGCTCTCCCTGGGAGTTAAGAATTCCGGCACGGCAACGCTGGCAGTCGATTTGGCTGCCTCCGGCTTGACGCTGTTTGCGGGTGAACGCCAATTCACTGCGCGCCTCGATGCGAATTCCCTGCAGCTGTTGCCGGGCGACGCCAACCTCCTGTTCAAGTCCATTACGATCCCACAAGATATCGGTTCGGAAGTTGACTCGTTCGTGATCGCCGTGAGCGGCACAGCGAACGGGCATTCGGAAAGCTCGCGTTTTACGATCCCCGGCTCGGCCGTCGCGATCCCGTTCGGCGCCGCGGTCAAGCTGATGTCGGTCACGCTCGAAATGCGCAATCCGCCGTACGTCAACCTCGGCCAGTCGTTCAAACTTCTGGTCGATCTCCGTAATACCGGCGATGAGCCGTTGTCCGACATCAAGCTGCGTCTGGCCAGCAATGGCAATTCGAGTTTCGTGCCGGACAAAACCATTCTTGAGCTCGGCGTCAGCCGGGACACAACCGTCGAGTATTCCATCGAGGCGGCATTTCAGTCGACGATCTCCGAGTTGTTCAGCGCGACCGTTCTCGAGGCTACGGGTGCTACCTCGGGTCTTGCCGCCCTGGTCGAAAGCCCGCAGGGAAGTCCGACGGCGGTCGTGGTTATCCAGACCCCTGCCAGCTTGAATCTGGAGAGCCAGATCGCCGCGCCGGTCTCGGCCCAGGACGGCATCGTCGGCCTGGGGGAATCATTCTCGATCGCCGCCAGCGTGCTCAATGCCGGACAAGCGACCGTCGGCAGCGGCGAATTGACCCTGTCGGTGGTCGAAGGCAACTTCGTCATCAATGGTGCCGTCACACAGACGTTCTCGGTCGGCGAGCAAGTCGAGTGGATGATTTCGGCGCCGCCGGATGACGACACTGGAAGGATAGTAATTGCGATCACCGCAACTCCGGACGACGATAACCTTGGCAGCGCCGCGCGACTGCTCGATCGTGCGGATACGATTCGTGTAATCTGCTCCGAGAGCCAGGTGGCAATCGGAGTCGACTTCACCGCGCCGCTGCTGCAACTGCTGACGCCGGGGAAGAGCTATGACGTGCTCAACCTGAGCTTCGATATCGTCGGCGAGGCGGAGCAGCCCTATCTGACTTTTCTGGAATTCGAGATTCATGACCGCGACGACGAGATCGTCGCTCCCGGCACCGTCCTGACCGGCGCTCAATTGAACTACAACAATCAGGGCAATCTGGCCGGTGTCATCGGCGAGACCGCGGTTCGCTTCAATCTCGGCAGCGGCTACGGGATCCCGCGTTCTGGGACTCTCAGCCTCACGATTGCGGCCAATCCGGAGTTGCAGGACTTCAGCCTCTATCTTGATTCGAATTCGATTGCGGCAGCCTACGAGACCGCCGCCGGCACCAAACCCGTGCCGATCTCCGCGCGGTTTGCCTCCGATTTGATGATCGAACGCCAGTTCACTTTGGTCGCCCAGGCGCTCTCGCAGTCATTCTTCTGCTATCCCAATCCATTCTCGCCGATTCACGAACGCGCTGCGCTCGTCTACAATCTGAGCACGGCACGAGCGGCGACATTGAAGATCTACACCTTGCACGGCGAGGAAGTCATTACACGTGAAATTCCCCCGCCGGCTTCGTTGGCCGAACCAGTGACGGTCTACTGGGACGGCCGCAATCAGGACGGCCAGATTGTTCTCAATGGCGTTTACGTCGCGGTGCTGTCGGTTGACGGCGAAGGCGAAGTTCGCACCAAGATTGCGGTGGTGAAGTGATGAAACGCGCACCGCTATTGCTCTTGCTTGCTTTGCTGGCACTCTCTCTGAGTCCAGCCGTGTTTGCCGGCACCGGCGCCGGCTTGACGCCGATCTTCAATTCCGGCGCCGGCGGACGGGCGCTGGGGATGGGCGGCGCTAACGTCGCTCTCGCCAACGACGCCTCAGCAATCTTCTGGAATCCGGCGGCGCTGACCAATCTTAATGATCGCTCCCTGTCTCTGATGCATTTGCCGCTGCCCGAGGGTACCACCTACTCGTTTGCGGCCTTCGGTTGGCCGACGCTGGACTATGGCACGTTCTCGGTCGGAGCTTTCTTGCTGCGCACCGACGACATCGAACGTCGCGATTCCCAGGGCCGCCTGAACGGCACCTTCAGCTCCAGTGAGCAGTTGTTCCTGATCGGTTACGGCAAGCAAGTCAATCGCTACATCGCTCTGGGTGCGACCCTGAAACTGTTCGGCCAGGATTTCGACAATCAGTCCGCGTATGGCGGCGGCGCTGACGTTGGCTTGCGCGTGGCCCTCAGCGAGAAACTGCACCTCGGCCTGAACGCCCAGAATCTGCTCGCGCCGGAAATTCGCCTCGACCGCGATGCCGAAACCCTGCCGATCAACTTCAAGGCCGGCGTCGGCATCATCCTGCCAATCTCCGACGGTCGCCACCGCCTGTCACTCGAAGTTGACGTTGACAAGACGGAGAACGTCGATCCGCTGTTCCATACCGGTGCTGAATTCGCGATCCTCAATCATTACTTCCTGCGCGCCGGTTACGACGTTGACCAGGTCAATCTCGGTGCCGGGTTGAAAGTCGGCTTTGCGCAATTCGGTTACACGTTTAGAACTCAGGACTACTTCGACGCCCAACACCGCTTCTCCGTAGACATCTCCCTGGGCGGCTCGCAGGAGTCGATGCTGGCCCGGCGGGAAAACGAACGGCGCGTGGCCGCCGAGCAGCTTGCGCGCGAGACGCGCGAGCGCGACCTGAACTTCGCGATGACCCAGGCACGCTACTTCTATCAGAATGGCATGTATGATTCCGCCGAAGTGTACTATGAGAAAGTCTATGTGCTTGCGGATCAGGGAGACGAAGAAGCATCCCAGCGTCTTAATGACATCGAGCAACGTCGCGCGCAAGAGCTGACCGAAACCGTCCGGGCCGGGGTGCTGGCCGAGACTGATTCCCTCAAGGCGGAAGAAGTCTTCGCTGATCTGCGCGAAGCCCTCAATCTCAAAGACCTCGATGCTGCGGCCGTGACGCTGTCGCGCTTGCGCCCCGCCTTTAGCGATGATCAGCGTTTTCAGCAGGGCGAAGCCGAATACAATCTGTTGACCACAGATCGGATCGACGCTCTCCGCACGGAAGCCACACGGCAAGTTGCGGCCGGAAAGCTGAGCGAGGCGGCCGTGCGTTACGGCGAAATTCTCAAGTTGAATCCCGACGACCAGGCGGCACAGCGGGGTCTGACCCAGATCAACAATCGCATTACATCGCTGGGGCTCCTGCGCTCCGGTGTTGCCGCGTATGACGTCGGCGACTCGGCGCAGGCCCGCGACTACCTGTCCCGCGCGCTTGCCGCCAATCCTCAGGATTCGGTAGCGCAGATGCTGCTCAACCGGCTGGAGTCCCGGCGCAGCATCGGCAGTGTCTCGCTGGCGGATATCCAGAAAGACAACGTCACCTGGAAGATCTATCTCGAAGGGATTGAGAAGTTCCGCGGCGGGGAATATGCCGAAGCAATCCGTCTTTGGCAGCAAGTGCTCCAACGCTATCCCGGTAACAGCGATACGGAGAAGAACATTCAACAAGCTAAGCTAAGACTTCAATCTACCGGCTCAATTGAATGAAGCACTGCTACTTACGGCTCGTAATTGCATAGTCCGATTATCACGATTGGCAATTGCATTGAGAGAATGTACGATCCTTGTCTATGAGACTCTTCGCACGGCCAGTTAAAGAGATCTTTGCCGAATTCCCGGCGGTCGAGTCGAAGCTGCCCGATATTCGCGGCTTCGTCGAAGGGGTCATGGCCGAAACGCCATTTCGCCGCAAGGATGTCACCGCCATTCTTTTGGCAATCGAGGAGGCTTGTACGAATGTGATTCGGCATGCCTACCTGTACGGCGAAGGGACAATCAAGCTAAAACTGTCGCTCTATGCCGACCGCATTGGCGTCTCGATTTATGATCGCGGCCGCAGCTTCGAGTTCGAGAAAACCAGCGACCCCAATCTCGATCACTATATCAAGACCGGACGCAAGGGCGGACTCGGCATCTACCTGATCCGCAAGGTCACCGACGACGTCAGCTATCAGTCCAGCGGCGGCGTCAACGAGTTGCGGATTATGAAACGCTATCCCGGCGCCAAGCCGGAGACCGTGGTGAAAGCCGAAGGTGTCTCGATCCGCCTGAAGTTCGCGCTGTGGACTTCGCTCATCATGACGGCAGTCATCGTGTCAGTCTACTTCCTCTGGGAGTCGCGCATGGTGGACTGGCGCCAGGACCAGTTCGAAAGTTCGATCGAGGAGTACGGCAATGCGATCTCCGCGCAGGCCGCCAATCACTTCATCAACCGGTCGTCCGACGTCGAGTTTGACGAGTTTGTTCGCAATTTTGCGCGCCAGAATCAGGACGTCCGTTACATCTACATACTGGACGAACAAGGCACGATCCTGGCCTCAACTGACTCACCCGACAAATTGCACACTGCCTATCATCCTCCGGCCGCCGTCGATCCGGCACGCGTCGGCGACGCCCAGGTCTACAACGATCCCGCCGGGACCAACGTCTTCCATGTGATCGAAGCGGTCAACTATGAGGGACGCAATTTTGGCCGCCTGCATATCGGCTTTGGCGAGGAACGCTTGCTGCAGGGAATTGCCGCGGCCCGAAAAACCATTCTCATCACCATCGCGCTGGCGATGATAATCGTGATCGGCGCCGTCTATTTGCTCTCCAACTACTTCGTGCGCCCGATCCAGCGCCTGATTGACGGCGTGCGCCGCATCGGCAAAGGCGATCTCGATAGCAAGATCGAAGTCGCCGGTGCCGCCGAATACAACGCCATCGCCGAAGCGTTCAATGAGATGCGCGTCAAGTTCAAGGAGGCGCAAGCTAACGTCGTCGAGCAGGAGCGAATGCGCAAAGAAATGCAGGTCGCGCAGGACATCCAGCATACGCTGCTACCAAAAAGCTTCCCCGATATCGAAGGCTTTGACATCGCGACGATCTACCGCGCCGCCAAGGACGTCGGCGGCGATTATTACGACTTCGTCTGGCTTGATGAAAAGACGCTCGGCATCGTTGTGGCCGACGTCTCGGGCAAGGGCGTCCCCGGGTCGCTGGTGATGACGATGATCCGCACGGCGATTCGCCTCGAATCGCGCGGCGCCCGTTCACCCGTCGATATCCTGTGCAACGTCAACGAATTCGTCACCGAAGACGTGCGCAAGGGGATGTTCATCACGATCTTCATGGTCGTAATCGATACCCAGCAGCGCAAGATCTCCTTCGCCTCCGCCGGTCACAACCCGATGATCCTCTACCGTAAGGACGACGATAAGACCTACTTCATGAATCCGCGCGGCATCCCGCTCGGCATCACGCTGCCCGATGGCGTCAGCTTCGAAGAGAATCTCGAGAGCCAGGGCGTGCGCCTGAAGAAGGGCGATATGCTGGTCGTCTACACTGACGGTATCACCGAAGCGATGAACCCGCGCAAGCAACAGTACGGGATGGAGAAGTTCCTGCGCTTCATTCGTGAAAATTCCGACCTGTCCCCCGATGAATTCGCCGAGAAGTTTCAAGACGATCTCAGCCAGTTTGCCCAGGGCGCGGAGCAGAACGACGACATCACGATGGTCGTTATCAAGGAGAAGATTGAGGCCGACGAGTATCTCTTCGCGCGTCGCAAGAAGCTGCTGGAAATGGTGGATATCCAGAAAGTCCCGATTGCCGAAGCCTGCCGCATGATGGGGCTGTCGACTTCGACGTACTATCGCTACAAGAAGCGCTTCGAGCAGTATGGCGAGGAAGGGCTGCTCAACAAGACGCTGCGCGTTGACGATACGCCGGCACAACTGTCGTACACCGAGCGCAATGCCGTGCTGGAGATTATTCGCAAGAATCCCGATTTTGGTCCGACTCGCATCCGCCGCGAACTCGAGCAGGCGGGTCATGCGGCAATCGAAGATCGCACAATTTACGGCGAATTAGTGCGGCTGCGGCTCAATACCAAACGCCAGCGTTATGAATTCGCCAGGCGTTTCGGCGGCACCCTCACCGCCGAGCAGGAGCAGGAATATCAACGGCTCGCGCAAAAAGTCGAAACCGCATCCCCGGTGCAAGACCGCGGTGCGTATCTGGAGCAAATCAAGGACAGTCTGCAGCGTCAGGAAGACAGCCGCATCGCTGCCTTTAAGGATCGTTTGCGCGAATTGGGTGTCGACGACGAGCGCACCGACGTCCTGACCGCTATGTTCGAGGAAATGGAAGGTCAAATATCGCCCGACCAGCTGCGTTTATTATTTGACCGGGTGGCTGGACGCGTCAAAGAACTCGACCGTGAAGCCGAAAAGCGCAACGTCCTTTCCACCGCGCGCCTGGATGTGATGGACGAGAAGCAGTGGCAGAAGCGTGCCGCCGAAGGCATAAATCTCGAAGTGATCGCCGTGCCGGAGGAACCGGCGCCGGTCTCGTTCGAAGAGTACGAGCAGCGGCTGTTAGGTGATCGCAAGAAGGAACCCGAGAATTGAAGAAGATCGCCGTCATCACCTGCAAGGGCGGAACCGGCAAGACCACTACCGTCATCAACCTCGCCCACTGTTTGGCCATGTCCGGCAAACGGACGTTGATCCTCGATTGCGACAGCCAGGCGAATGTCGCTATGGCCTTCAACGTGCGGCCACAGAAGGGACTGGCGGAGTTGCTGACGACCGGCGACGTTGAGATTTCGTCGCTGCGTCCGAATCTGTACCTGATTGATTCCGGCTCAACGCGTTTGGTCGAGACGGAGTTGTTCCTGGCGCGCCAGGTCGACCGCGAACAGCGCCTCCGAGTCGTGCTGGAAAACCTGCGCGGTACCGATTACGTCATTTGCGATTGCCCGCCGGCTATCAATCTGATCAATATGAATGTCCTGAATTACGTCGACGGCGTCGTCATCCCGGTGTCCATGGATTTTTTTGCTTGTGAGGGCGCCAAGAAGACGCTTAAGTTGCTCGACGACCTTTACGAGAAGATTGGCCGGCGCGTCGAATTGCTGGGCATCCTGGCGACCTTCTTCGACACCCGGACGAAAATCTCGAAATCGATCTACAACCAGTTGTTGACGGAGTACGGCGAAAAACTGTTTTCCACGCGCATCCGCATCAATACGCAGTTGAAGGAAGCGCAGATGATGTACAAGACGGTCTTCGAGCATGCGCCCTATTCCAACGGCGCCCTCGACTACTTCCTGTTCACCAAGGAGATCGTCAACTACCGCCAGAACGGCCACCCGATCGCGGCCACAAAGGACGAAGCGCAGGCATGGACGACATAAGAATTTCTCTGGACACCTCGGGGCAAAGCGGCGACATCACGCTGGTCCGCGTCGATGGCGTGATCGACACGATGACTGCTTCCGAACTCGAACGGGTCATGAACTCGTTGATGGAGCAGAAGCGCTACAAAATCATCATCGATCTGGCCGGCGTCGACTACATTTCCTCCGCGGGCTGGGGCATCTTCATCAGCAATATTCGCGAGATCAAATCGAATGCTGGCGATATTAAGCTGGCCCGCATGATTCCCAGCGTGTACGAGATTTTCGAGCTGCTGGAGTTTGACTCGATCCTCAAGGCTTACGACAACATTGAGAAGGCCAAGATCGAATTTCGCGGCGGCAACGGTGCCTCCGCCGACCAACCAGCGGAAGATGTCCGCCAACACAATCAGAAGGAGGCCGAGAAGGTCTCGCTCGCGCGTCAGGTGGAGACTGCGACTGCCGAAATGGAACCGCCCCAAGCGGCGGTCAAACCGGTCGTTCGGGCTAAGGCGGAACCGGCGGTTACCCCGCAACCAACCGCCCGGCCCGGCGTCGCGAGCATGGTCTTGGCATTGGTCAAAACCGATCCGTTTTACTCAATTCGTGAACTGGTTCGCATCGTCAACAGCGATGCCAACGGCAGCAATCCACCCATCAGTTGGTGGGGCGTGTTCGGCATCCTGCGCCGGCATTCGCTGCTCTCGAAGAAGAATCGATTCCGCTTCAGCCGTCAGCCGTAGGGAAGTTCCTCACCTGTAAACGCTGGCGCGTCCGGACGTTCTTTCGGCTTGCTACCTGAGTCACGTCTGTTTATATAATCGTTCTATTTATGTTTCTCGCATTGGCAGCCTACGTAGCGACGATTTTGGCGCTATTGGTCGGAGCGCTGGTTGTTCCAGATCTGGCGCGGATCCTGCTGATCACGGCGGCGGTCATCGTCGCGGCCGGCGGCGTCCTGCTTTGGCTATTGATGCGCGCCCGCGGAATCAGTCGTCTCGACGGCATCGTGCGGCTGTACATGCAGCAGGTCGAGCAAATCCACAAAGACTTTTCTCAGCACAAGCAATTGGATCGGCAGGTGGCCGCCCTGGCGCAATTCTTCCACGAAGACCTCGGCCTGCCCTCGGTAGCTGTGTTCGCGCGGCGCAAGCGCGGTTTCATGTTGACCGATACCTACGGCGTCGCGCGCGATGACTTGAAAGCCTACCGCGTGCTCTTCCGCAGCGAATTGGAAACGAGCATGGAGAAGCGCGAATCGGCCATCGCGTTTCGCAAAATCTATCCCGGTGACGGCAGTGAAGGCAATGCCGCTCACCCCTTCGATCACGCGGTGCCGGTTCTGACCGGCGGCCGCTGCAACTACTTCATCGCCTTCGCCCAGCCCCGGGAGCTGCCGTTCAAACTCATGCGCCCCTTCCTGCTGTCGCTGGCGGATCAGGTGGGAAATTACAAACACCTTGATGATGCCGGCTTCAAGCACAACCAAAGCGTGATGAAGTTGAAACAGCAGATCGACACGCTGCGGCGGGAGCGCGACAACGTCGCCAAAGCATCGACTCAGGACCCGATGAATCTCTTGTCCGCCGTCGATCGCCTGGCGCGGATCTACGATCGCAGCAAGCTCTATGCCGCCTATCTCAAGCTCCTGGCCGAGGAATTCAAGGTGCAGTCGTCGGTGCTGCTGCTCAACGATAGCGAAGGTCGTAACCTCACCCGCCAGGTCGATCGCGGTCGACTGCCCAATCTTCCCGGCAATTTTACGCTGCCCGCCAATCACCCGCTCTTGAGCCGGTTGTCGGCCGAAGCGCCGATCCTGTCGCTGGCCGCGCTCGATGAACCGCTGAAGTCCGATTCGGGCATTCAGGCCCTAACGGCCGCCGGGGTCCACTGCTTCGCGCTGCTCAATGGCTCCAACTCCCGCGATGGCTACATCGGTTTGGCCTGTTCTCCCGACCAGATCTCCGCCCAGGGCTTTGAGGTCTTCCGTACCTTTAGTCGCATGCTCGGATTGATTCTCGATAACTTGTCCAACTTCGAAAAGATCGAGCGCTTGTCCTATACCGACGAAATCACCGGCCTCTACAACTACCGATACTTTTACAAACGTCTCCAGCAGGAAATGACTCGTGCTCAGCGCTTTAGCCGTCATCTCGGCTTGGTGATCTTTGATGTTGACGGTTTCAAGGTTTTTAACGATACTTACGGCCACCAGTCGGGGGACTTTCTATTGGAGCAACTTGGTGCATTATTGACCAAGTCGGTGCGTTCCATCGACATCGTGTCGCGTTACGGCGGCGAGGAGTTTTGTATTGTGATGCCGGATACGAACGCTGCTGATTGCGCGAATTTCATGGAACGCCTCCGCATTGCCATCCTCAACAATGAGTTCAAAGATAAATTTTCCGCCGAAAGCCTGCGCATCACCGTATCACTGGGTGGAGCAATTTATCCTAATGACGCACAACGAATTGACCGATTAATATACTGTGCCGACATGGCCTTGTTGCAGGCCAAAAGTACCGGCAAGAACAAGTCGTTCATGTTCGACGAGAATCTTATCACCGTGAAAAAGTAGGATATATGACAAGGAAGTTTACAGTTTCACTGATGGTCATCGCCCTCTGGTTTGTTCTCACCCCCGGTGCGGCCAGGGCGGACTATGTCATCGGGATCGATGATGTCCTGCACGTTTCGTTCTGGCAGCAGCCGACACTTGATCAGACGGTAACCGTCAACGCCGATGGCAAGGTCACCCTCTCGGTCATCGGCGAAATCACCGCCGCCGGACTGACCACGGCCCAGCTTTCCCGCAAGATCGTCGAGCAGGTCTCGCGCTTCAATCGCGACATCAGTCAGGCGACGGTCGTCGTTACCGCCTATAATTCGCAGACCGTGTTTGTTGAAGGTCAGGTCGTCACTCCGGGCCGCTATGCCCGTGAGGTGATTCCCGATATCTGGACGATCATCAAGGAAATGGGCGGCGTGACAGCAACCGGTGATCTGACCAACGTCCGCCTGATTCGCGGCGGCGCGATTGATCCCGGCACGGTGTTGACCGTTGATGTGCTGTCCGCGATTCGTTCGCGGGACTTCTCCAAGCTCCCCGAGGTGCACGCCAAGGACATCATTCGCGTGCCCCCCACTCTCGGCGGCGTTCCCGCCGCGATTGCGACCGTTGAGCCCGAAGCGACCCGTGGCGTCTTCTACATCGTCGGAGCCGTGGCCCGGCCGAATGTCTACACGCTCGATGCCAAGATCGATTTGTTCGAAGCCATCGCATTGGCCGGCGGTACCAGCCCCGATGCCGACCTGAAAAGCATTCGCGTCTCATCCAAGAGCGGCGAGTATGCGAACGTTTACGAAGTCAATCTCGACAAGCAACTGAAGTCTGGCAGCCCCAAGCGCTACATCCTCCAGCCGGAGGACGCAATCTACGTCCCGCTTCGTCGGGGTGGCTTTGGCGGCGGCTTCAACCTGTTCCGTGACATCGTCACGTTAGGAACGACTATCACGTCGACGATTCTCTTGATCGACCGGATAAACAATTGAGTCAACGTCAGATCACCATACGTGATCTCTGGCAGATCATCTGGAAGCGCAAGTTCTGGTTGATCGTGCCCTTGGTAATCGTCACGGCTGTCGCCTTCGGCGGCAGCTATCTGCTGCCCACGATCTACCAGTCCTCGACCAAGGTCGTGATCTCCAACCAAAAATTCCTCTCGCCGGCGCTGGAACGCCTGTTGCCGAATGAGTCCGGCGTCTTGCCGGAGCCGCGCGCCCGCCAATATTGGCTGGCCGCCACCCGCTCGGAGATCATGTCTTCCGGTTACATCAACCGGATGATCGAACAGCTCAAACTGGAGCCGTCCCCCGACGTCGTCGAAGCCGGTCTGAAGATGCTGGCGCAATTTCCCGACAACGACTTGGCTACGATGGTGCGGACGCTGCAGATCGAAGAATTGCGCGACAATATCGAGGTGGACTTGATCGGCGAGAATCAGGTGGTGATCACGGCTCAGTCAGAGAACCCGCGGCAAGCCACCAACATGGCCACGGCGCTGGCGGAGGTCTACCGCGAGCGCAAACTGAGCGAACAGGTGATGGCGGGCGACGAGGGCCAGAGCCTCGCCGAAAAACAATTGTCGCTGGCTAAAAGAGAATATGAGGATGCCCAGCAGGAGCTGGCGGACTTCACCAATTCCTACCGCAATCGCCAATTGGAAACCGGCGTCAACTCCGATCAGAATCTGCTCCAGATCGAGTCGGAAGTCGACGCAACGCGCCTGGAGATCGACGAGGCCGCGGACCGTGTCAAGTTTCTGGCCGCACAGGTCGTGAATCTCGGTGTCGACACCGCCAACGTGCTGCGCGCGACGCCCGGAATTCGGCGGCACAAAGCCAATGCTCTGGCTGCAACCCGCCAGGTGGCCCAACTGACCGCGCGTTACCTCTGGAAGGACGGCAAGATCCAGTTCCAGCTGGTGCGCACGCGCGATGCGCTCGATTCGCTCCAAACGGAAAGCGCGAATATCGCGCGGGATGAGTACCCCCAACTGCCCGCCAATGCCCGCGGCGACGTGAGCGAATTGATCTTTCGCGTTCACGAAATCGACTTCTTGCGCGGCAAGGAGAAGTCGCTGGCCGGGGCCATGAACGATATCAAAGGGATCATCGCCGGGCAACCGTACTATGATCAGAAGGTCAAGCGCCTCGAAGGCAAGGTCGACGAGAAGCGCAAGGAATACACGAATTGGCAAGACGAGGCGCAACGCCAGAAGATCGGCCGCGCCAGCAAGGAAGCGGAAGCGGAAACGCGTTACACCATTCTCGAGCCGGCTTCGATTCCGCTGGCGCCGGCATCACCCAACCGCGTCAAGATTTCGCTGATGGGGCTGGCTTTGGGATTGATCATGGGGGTTTGCGCCGTGGTGATCTCGGAAGTGGTCGACCATTCGATTAAACGGATTGAGGATATCGAAGAACTGCTGGGTCTGGAGGTCGTCGGCACGATCCCGAACATCGACGAAACGACGCGGCCCAGGGGAGTGAAAGCGGCATAGGAAGTGCTGATGGAAACGTATCGTTTGAATTCGCGGGTCGCTTCGACTGATCGCGAGTACCTGATTCAAACGGTGAACGACACGACGAATCACCAGATTCGCTCGTCGATCTTCGCCGAAGGCCAGTTGCTCGAAACGATCGAGGAAAATGTCTACCCGCATCTGCCTGAGCAGGAATTGCTCGAGCTGGTCAAGAATGCCCACAAGGAACGCAAGGAAGAAGTCGAACACATCTTCGAGCGTTACAAAGAAGCGCTCACCTCGAACGAACCCGAGCAGATCGACTATCTCGCGCTCGCGTTGATGTACAAGAAAATGTACAACGAGGCTGAAGTGCTGTTCCGGCGCGCGGTCAGCCTCAAGCCCGGCGGTCATGAGCAGCAAAGCCACCTCGGCCAGGTGCTGATGATGCAGCGCAAGTACGCCGAAGCGGTCGAAGTGTTCGACCAGTGCGTGCAGGCCCAGCCGAAATTCGCCGACTACCGCAATCATCTGGGCGAGGCGTTCCTGGCGGCGGGCAGCTGCAAGCGGGCCATGATCGAGTTCGACGAAGCCATTGCGATCAACATTTACTACGGCGATGCCTACTACAACAAGGCGCTGACCTACATCCTCAATTCGATTCGCCGCGAAGATTTTAAGCTCTTCTCTGAGGCCGCGGAGAAGATCGCCGAGAATCTCGATCGCGCCATTGTCGTCTGCCCGGAATACCAGGACAAAAGTTTCGAAGACGGCAAGAAGCTGCTGGCCGATGGCGACCTCGAAGGCGCCTATACCAAGCTCGTGCTGGCGCGCGAAC
The Candidatus Zixiibacteriota bacterium genome window above contains:
- a CDS encoding PorV/PorQ family protein, yielding MKRAPLLLLLALLALSLSPAVFAGTGAGLTPIFNSGAGGRALGMGGANVALANDASAIFWNPAALTNLNDRSLSLMHLPLPEGTTYSFAAFGWPTLDYGTFSVGAFLLRTDDIERRDSQGRLNGTFSSSEQLFLIGYGKQVNRYIALGATLKLFGQDFDNQSAYGGGADVGLRVALSEKLHLGLNAQNLLAPEIRLDRDAETLPINFKAGVGIILPISDGRHRLSLEVDVDKTENVDPLFHTGAEFAILNHYFLRAGYDVDQVNLGAGLKVGFAQFGYTFRTQDYFDAQHRFSVDISLGGSQESMLARRENERRVAAEQLARETRERDLNFAMTQARYFYQNGMYDSAEVYYEKVYVLADQGDEEASQRLNDIEQRRAQELTETVRAGVLAETDSLKAEEVFADLREALNLKDLDAAAVTLSRLRPAFSDDQRFQQGEAEYNLLTTDRIDALRTEATRQVAAGKLSEAAVRYGEILKLNPDDQAAQRGLTQINNRITSLGLLRSGVAAYDVGDSAQARDYLSRALAANPQDSVAQMLLNRLESRRSIGSVSLADIQKDNVTWKIYLEGIEKFRGGEYAEAIRLWQQVLQRYPGNSDTEKNIQQAKLRLQSTGSIE
- a CDS encoding SpoIIE family protein phosphatase gives rise to the protein MRLFARPVKEIFAEFPAVESKLPDIRGFVEGVMAETPFRRKDVTAILLAIEEACTNVIRHAYLYGEGTIKLKLSLYADRIGVSIYDRGRSFEFEKTSDPNLDHYIKTGRKGGLGIYLIRKVTDDVSYQSSGGVNELRIMKRYPGAKPETVVKAEGVSIRLKFALWTSLIMTAVIVSVYFLWESRMVDWRQDQFESSIEEYGNAISAQAANHFINRSSDVEFDEFVRNFARQNQDVRYIYILDEQGTILASTDSPDKLHTAYHPPAAVDPARVGDAQVYNDPAGTNVFHVIEAVNYEGRNFGRLHIGFGEERLLQGIAAARKTILITIALAMIIVIGAVYLLSNYFVRPIQRLIDGVRRIGKGDLDSKIEVAGAAEYNAIAEAFNEMRVKFKEAQANVVEQERMRKEMQVAQDIQHTLLPKSFPDIEGFDIATIYRAAKDVGGDYYDFVWLDEKTLGIVVADVSGKGVPGSLVMTMIRTAIRLESRGARSPVDILCNVNEFVTEDVRKGMFITIFMVVIDTQQRKISFASAGHNPMILYRKDDDKTYFMNPRGIPLGITLPDGVSFEENLESQGVRLKKGDMLVVYTDGITEAMNPRKQQYGMEKFLRFIRENSDLSPDEFAEKFQDDLSQFAQGAEQNDDITMVVIKEKIEADEYLFARRKKLLEMVDIQKVPIAEACRMMGLSTSTYYRYKKRFEQYGEEGLLNKTLRVDDTPAQLSYTERNAVLEIIRKNPDFGPTRIRRELEQAGHAAIEDRTIYGELVRLRLNTKRQRYEFARRFGGTLTAEQEQEYQRLAQKVETASPVQDRGAYLEQIKDSLQRQEDSRIAAFKDRLRELGVDDERTDVLTAMFEEMEGQISPDQLRLLFDRVAGRVKELDREAEKRNVLSTARLDVMDEKQWQKRAAEGINLEVIAVPEEPAPVSFEEYEQRLLGDRKKEPEN
- a CDS encoding ParA family protein; translated protein: MKKIAVITCKGGTGKTTTVINLAHCLAMSGKRTLILDCDSQANVAMAFNVRPQKGLAELLTTGDVEISSLRPNLYLIDSGSTRLVETELFLARQVDREQRLRVVLENLRGTDYVICDCPPAINLINMNVLNYVDGVVIPVSMDFFACEGAKKTLKLLDDLYEKIGRRVELLGILATFFDTRTKISKSIYNQLLTEYGEKLFSTRIRINTQLKEAQMMYKTVFEHAPYSNGALDYFLFTKEIVNYRQNGHPIAATKDEAQAWTT